The following are encoded together in the Streptomyces sp. NBC_00358 genome:
- a CDS encoding AAA family ATPase — protein sequence MTIRILPAVGDIDSARALTTLLSQLADTEPAPPVPDSTALLDTLARLAAESLDELPEVVLVHERIGPVPALDLIRDLVMRFPAVGVVLITADTGNGVLTAAMDSGARGIIGLPLGYDALAERVQAAAAWSAGMRRHLHSGAPELYAGPGGTVITVTGAKGGVGATVTAVQLALAARASGHNVALLDLDLQSGDVASYLDVQFRRSVADLAAITDINPRVLQDAVYTHDSGIALLLAPAEGERGEEVTDRVARQVLGALRSRHDVVVVDCGSQMNSATAAAVEMADQALLLVTPDVIAVRAAKRMVRMWDRLQIRKAEETTTVVNRFARGSEIQPSLVERVTGTKVARSAVPAAFKELQSVVDAGRLQDLDARSTVKQALWALAAELGLVVPQEGGGGGRRRKASASDRGALSLRRRGGDRGAVTLEFAGMFPLLLVVMTILWQCVLYGYSYSLAGNAADEAARAATAAYAVNGDVAGACATAGTRNLPGSWKDAGIACGPAGPVMKATVEVDVPLFFPGFDAGFHVRGTAGAALEGDAG from the coding sequence ATGACCATTCGTATCCTTCCCGCCGTCGGGGACATCGACTCGGCCCGCGCGCTCACCACCCTGCTCAGCCAGCTCGCCGACACCGAACCCGCCCCGCCCGTACCCGACTCGACGGCCCTCCTCGACACCCTCGCGCGCCTCGCGGCGGAGTCCCTCGACGAGCTCCCCGAGGTCGTCCTGGTCCATGAACGCATAGGCCCCGTACCGGCGTTGGACCTCATCCGAGACCTGGTCATGCGCTTCCCCGCGGTCGGCGTCGTGCTCATCACCGCCGACACCGGCAACGGCGTCCTGACCGCGGCCATGGACTCCGGGGCCCGCGGCATCATCGGCCTGCCCCTCGGCTACGACGCCCTCGCCGAACGGGTCCAGGCCGCCGCCGCCTGGTCCGCCGGCATGCGCCGCCACCTGCACAGCGGCGCGCCCGAGCTGTACGCGGGCCCCGGCGGCACCGTCATCACGGTGACCGGCGCGAAGGGCGGCGTCGGCGCGACCGTCACCGCGGTCCAACTCGCCCTCGCAGCGAGGGCGTCAGGGCATAACGTGGCGCTGCTCGACCTGGACCTCCAGTCCGGGGACGTGGCCTCGTACCTCGACGTGCAGTTCCGCCGGTCGGTGGCCGACCTGGCCGCCATCACCGACATCAACCCGCGCGTCCTCCAGGACGCCGTCTACACCCACGACAGCGGCATCGCGCTGCTCCTGGCCCCCGCCGAGGGAGAACGGGGCGAGGAGGTCACCGACCGGGTGGCCCGCCAGGTCCTCGGCGCGCTGCGCTCCCGCCACGACGTGGTGGTCGTCGACTGCGGCTCCCAGATGAACTCGGCCACGGCGGCAGCCGTCGAGATGGCCGACCAGGCCCTGCTCCTCGTCACCCCCGACGTCATCGCCGTACGAGCCGCCAAACGCATGGTCCGGATGTGGGACCGCCTCCAGATCCGCAAGGCGGAGGAGACCACCACGGTCGTCAACCGCTTCGCCCGCGGTTCGGAGATCCAGCCGTCCCTCGTCGAACGCGTCACCGGCACCAAGGTCGCCCGCTCGGCGGTCCCCGCCGCCTTCAAGGAACTCCAGTCGGTCGTCGACGCGGGGCGGCTGCAGGACCTGGACGCCCGCTCGACCGTCAAGCAGGCGTTGTGGGCCCTGGCCGCCGAACTGGGGCTCGTGGTCCCCCAGGAAGGCGGGGGCGGCGGCAGGCGCCGCAAGGCGTCCGCTTCGGACCGGGGCGCGCTCTCGCTGCGGCGCCGGGGCGGCGACCGGGGAGCGGTCACCCTCGAATTCGCCGGGATGTTCCCGCTGTTGCTCGTCGTCATGACGATCCTGTGGCAGTGCGTGCTGTACGGATACTCGTACTCGCTGGCCGGGAACGCGGCGGACGAGGCGGCGCGGGCCGCCACCGCGGCGTACGCGGTGAACGGCGACGTCGCCGGCGCGTGCGCGACGGCGGGGACCAGGAACCTGCCGGGCTCCTGGAAGGACGCGGGCATCGCCTGCGGCCCGGCGGGCCCGGTCATGAAGGCCACCGTCGAGGTCGACGTCCCGCTGTTCTTCCCCGGCTTCGACGCGGGCTTCCACGTACGGGGCACGGCGGGCGCGGCACTGGAGGGTGACGCCGGATGA
- the cpaB gene encoding Flp pilus assembly protein CpaB gives MNSRQRRGVILLVLSVLCALGAFAGVLSVVRDVNSKVGPEVTAYRLKNDIAPYKELSADQFEKISMPERWLSSTAVTDLSRIRGKIAVTKLEKGSLLQADMIVDKPQLAAGQQEIAIMIDAATGVAGKIDPGSRVNIYATFKAANDKGRDQSKVIVANARVIDVGKLTALDPDQSSADRRSSAAQAVPITFALDTADAQRVAYAESFAQHVRLALVAGGSATIVAPGDRTYTLDEDK, from the coding sequence GTGAACTCGCGCCAGCGCCGCGGCGTCATCCTGCTGGTCCTCTCGGTCCTGTGCGCCCTCGGCGCCTTCGCCGGAGTCCTCTCGGTGGTCCGCGACGTGAACTCCAAGGTCGGCCCGGAGGTCACGGCGTACCGCCTGAAGAACGACATCGCGCCCTACAAGGAGCTGTCGGCCGACCAGTTCGAGAAGATCTCGATGCCCGAGCGGTGGCTGTCGTCCACCGCCGTCACCGACCTCTCCCGGATCCGCGGCAAGATCGCGGTCACCAAGCTGGAGAAGGGCTCCCTGCTGCAGGCCGACATGATCGTGGACAAGCCGCAACTGGCCGCGGGACAGCAGGAGATCGCCATCATGATCGACGCGGCGACCGGTGTCGCGGGCAAGATCGACCCCGGTTCCCGGGTCAACATCTACGCCACCTTCAAGGCCGCGAACGACAAGGGCAGGGACCAGTCCAAGGTGATCGTCGCGAACGCCCGCGTCATCGACGTCGGCAAGCTCACCGCCCTCGACCCCGACCAGTCCAGCGCCGACCGGCGCAGCAGCGCCGCCCAGGCCGTGCCCATCACCTTCGCGCTCGACACCGCAGACGCCCAACGCGTCGCGTACGCCGAGTCGTTCGCCCAGCACGTCCGGCTCGCCCTGGTCGCGGGCGGCTCCGCGACGATCGTGGCGCCCGGCGACCGTACGTACACCCTCGACGAGGACAAGTAG